Part of the Oncorhynchus tshawytscha isolate Ot180627B linkage group LG07, Otsh_v2.0, whole genome shotgun sequence genome, taccatttgcatagagagtcttaatagccttacagataaaatccccaaagccaagtctctcaagggagtggaagaggaactgatgctctactgtatCAAATGCTTTATTAAAATCTAAAAACAATATGAAGAGATCCTCGGTTATTAGttctgagtagtcaagtatgtctaataccagtctgacattgttagaaatatgtctgttcctcataaagccagactgtgtttcatcaatgattgcatccaggacttccttaattatttttgcaagtagtaaggctaatatcttatagtcaatattaagaagacaaattggacgccagttatcgatgagcagcacttattttttaggcttaggtatcagtgttattaacccctgactcattgtaggagggagaacattgtgTTTAATCCTCtctaaaaagacttcaaataggaagggagctacttgttcagaaaataattttaaaattctgattccatcaacacctgatgatttattgttctttagatgtttgatagactctataatctcttcaacttttacactgtttagattctatatcactgatagagtgaacattattcagtgagtcaaaaaacatatctgtggattcctgacagtacatagagctatacaattttctgtaaaaattgctacagtatttagcgattactttttggtcatctgtaataacaccataaatgtttaacttatggatagtgttatttttagaTTGCAATTTTCgagtctaaagaaataggatgaattctgttctccctcctcaatccatttttcctagatctaataaaggctcctgcttttaatgtatatatattatccagtttattttgtgactcaattagttccatcttctcctcccccgaGAGGCCGGCTGGGGAtctctgagaaagggaagttatcttaatgatcaccttttcatcctcagctcttctggtcttagcaagattactaccatattttctaaggtatttggacacctcaaatttGAAGAGCTCACAGTTCTTGCAGTAAGGTTTTcttcacaagccctttcccaaaagtgtgaaagcagatctttaacctcaaacttaactatatcattatttaataatgagctatttagcttccagtaggatgctctaccaAGGATAGTATCAGGGataaatattttgatatcaatgtaaatggccctatggtctgtgaggggagtagtacagatatttgtagtaacacactcactatcaatacatttggatataagtcaaaaatctattctggattgtctggaatctgttttgttactccaagtgaatgatCTGTCGGCCAgaaacctctctctccatatatcagtaagatcaaacattaccataaaaagtattaaacccaaattctgattggttggcctacctgggggccatctatcagttgaattatctatagtaatgttaaagtcccctcctatcAATAATAACGAATTCGGAAATGTAGATAACCAATGAATTATAGGTTTCTCAATAGAATTCAATCAactcatcattctcatgtttggtgttgtacccgTAGAAGTTTACAATAATGAGtgtaatgtcattgtaactgatcacaaGACCAAAAAAGTGACATTCtaagtgtagaatattaccaccaaaggtattGTTCATTGTAGTGACACCGGCGGAGCGTTCAGATCCATGGGAAAGCCAAATATCGTTGCCCCACTGTgacctccagaagttggcatcGCCCGAAATTGAGTGAGACTCGTGAAAAAAGCAAAACTCTCTTCGAAATTGTTTAGCAAATAAAAATAAGGTCTTGTgcactgtagtaggatgagtcaaaTGTAGGAGCAGTGAACGTAAGCGATAAGGAACCGATATCTGCACCATTTAAGTCAACATAAAGTGAAAATAGCTTATTCTATCAACTTTGAGCTAGATGTTATCCAGCTTTTGAAATTCAACTCAACAGAAAATTAAGACCAAACCAAGGGTTCTTGTAGTAAGAGAGACTAAAAACCCTCTTTAGTGTAATCAGGAactattctgagaaataaaatacaaaataataatttaaataaaagggtacctactattttaagtgcatatgaaaactgatcataaaaaaaatgaataaaacatgttttacatGTTCCTAAGACCTTTTTCACATGGAAATAagtattaataactaaatagaaaAATAAACGTGTAAAGTCAGAGCAGACCTGTATGCCCTTTGAAACAGTATCTTAGTTACTGTATACATAAACAATTAATACAGCTTCTTCGtaagtttgtaaacaaaataggTCTTCTGGTCATACAAGAACAAACTAATAAATTGAAGTACCTGAGTATTCCGAAAAATAGTCACCTGATGCTTGTTAGGTAAAGTTAAACAATACAAGGAAAATGAGAatactgtaacgaccctgggtttataagtgcGGAaatgctgtttcattacaataccaTGGGCGAAACCATCAATCTGTTTCTTCTGGTGAGATTTTAGGGAGGAATATGGATTTCTGAACCGTTGATGAAGCCTCGTCCTCTGACCAAGTAAGCAACCTTTCCCTCATTTCGTGCTATCTTGAtcttattgtttgaggagagtgcacaattatgaacttgaaaatgtatgtataaaccaattaggcacatttgggtagTCTTGATACAACCTTTTGAATAGATATGCAAGATTTCACTGGATCACtcaaaactttgcacatacagtgctgtcatctagtggccaaagtctaaattgcgcctgggctggaataattaATTATGCCCGTTctcttgcttttcaaagatgaaGGTACAAAAAACgccttttttctttctttgtattatcttttaccagatcaaatgtgttatattctcctacattcctttcacatttccacaaacttcaaagtgtttcctttcaaattgtaTCAGTAATATTCATATCCTTGTTTCAgggtctgagctacaggcagttagatttgggtatgtaattttaggcgacgattgaaaaaaaaggggcggatccttaaaaTGTTTTTAAGCCTATACCTAActattttcctaaccttaacctcatttTCCTAGCCTGTTATGTTAATTCCAACCTGCCACGTGTTTATCCTAACCTGCCAGATTAGTTATCCAAACCTTCTTTGTAAACAGTCCCTGGTTTGGGATTGGGCCATGACTACTTTCTGTTAATCTCTCATAGAAAGACTACTGGAAAGACAACTCGTAAACTTCCAATTTGTCCgagttttcaaatcaaatcaaatatatttatatagccattAATACATTTCCACTTGGAAAGTATCATAAACAACCAATAGGAAGCTCTTTGCAAATAATTTATGTTATATGTAAATATGTAAACACAGTTGAGCAAATTGCGCAAGATTTTTGTTCTGGTTTAACCGAGATTAATTTTCTGTAAATACCTCAATGAAAGTTAAAGTAACAGGCAGTGACAATATCACTTAAAAGTTAATTGTTTGTTAGCTCATTctcaaataatgttgttgactcgtcCTATACTCGTATTTGACGCCAACgcatttgagaaaaaaaaacatttaaaaaatgcttacTATTTCAACATATAATGTGAAGTCAGGTTGGCTCACTGGCTGTGTAGGCCAATCAGCGGTTGACTTGTGattaatatttttaatgaccTGTTTACACCCCCAGCAATATGCCCACATCATTGTTATTGGGGTACGCCCATATCATTCAAACACTGAAAAGCTTATTTTCAACATATTTAATTATCTTTTGGTAGGAAAAGTGTTTTACTCATATTGtaaattataggtcatatttcatagaaatctggaaacactgggcagttactttaacacaaaaatattttattttttaaagaaaacgtCAATAGTCGCCGAATAAATTAAAGTTATTTGACAAATGTAAAATACAGATGTTGAATCAGCTATGTGAGTACGACAATACACACATTAAACATTATCAAGGATTAAAAAACAAGTTCAGATTACTTAtgtccattgtggtcctcttatGAATATCTTTCATCTTCAGTTTGTTCCATTGTTCACGCATCTGCAAGCAAAGCAGCAACAGCACTGATAAACCATCATACCTGGTATAAACACATTTAAAGAGAGAAGGAATTGCAACCTCTCCATCTGCTTTTAATCGAATTTATATTTTTACTTCATTTTTAGATAATTAATTAGTGTACATCCTATCAAAGACTACAACACATTCCCTCTTCGCCTTTTTTTTGCGTTGGGCGTTGATTTATTAATATGTCCATTGTGTTTTGAAGCATTGGGCTACTTACTTTTAGTACAGTTGTTATAACTCAGAACCTTGTTTTTTGCGCTAGTAAAGACATTGTGGATCATATATAGCCTACTAAAGCCAGCACAATAGAACATAATGCCAAGGAAACTCAACGCAGGCTAAGACATGAACACGTTCCAGAAATctattcaacaaatcaaaatcaatcaatcaaatcagcCCAAATTAGGAAACAGGATTCAATGAAAACATCTAGAGTGGGACTACAGCAAATGTTATATAGATACATTATTATAGCTTAAATAGACTATTTTGTCGTTAACATTTTAATACTTCAGTCATATCCACAGCCCACTGTAGGCTCATCCAAAAATGCAGTCTAATGAAAAAACGAATGAACGATTTCCAGATGACTATTTCGACTGGTGCCAATAACCTAGGATGAGATATCTCTTCAATTCAGTTTACGATGTCTCTATCCAACTAGACTCCGAGATATCTTGTGGTTTTGCGTCTTCAGAGACACTCGTTGGCAAACTCTCCTTTGAAAGTGAGAGGACCTCGTCAAAGTCCGCAGTACCAATAGCGTGTCCATTAGTCCAGCAGGACAGAGCCGGGCTAGACGCACCGCAATACTGGGGTGAGGTAGGCGCAAAATCCGTTGGTTCTGCGTAATAAGTAAGGGCTCTACCCGAACTTTCCGTTGCGGACAGCTGTAGTGCCTTTCCAGCTGTTGCATATGACAGCAAAGTTGCCGTGTTTCCAGTCGCGTCATTTGTGCGGGAGGCATAGTCCAGTCTGTTGTTGGTCGGTGTCACAAACCATCTCGGGGATGCCGCCATCGTGTCCTCCTCGCTGGTTTGCGGTGAGAGCATGCTGTTAGTTAAGGGAACGTTATAGTCTAGTCCAGACGTAGCTCCTGCGCTAGGGCGGAAACAGGACTTGGCATAAGTGCTGACGAATTGGTGCTGAAGGAAAGAATTAGCAAGTGCATATCTGGCACCTGGCACAAACTGGGCGTAGGTCGAGTCACTCGGCGATGGCGTCAACCGGTCACTATCGTAGCCTGTGTAGATTCTAGAGACATTCAAAACAATCAATTAGGAAATTGGAAAATAATACAAATGAGAAAGACCTAAAATAAAACTCTTCCACAAGGGTGAAGTAACAATGGCatgcaattatttaaaaaaaaactgacgTCTTACACCATTAAGCCTAATTCATCTCCAATAGTTACTTACATTAGATTTAAAACACTAAATATTTGAAGATAATATTGGCAAGAAAATTGAACTTGTCTGTCTACATGAATTCTGACACACAAACGCATAAATATCCAATTGAACAAAAATATGCGCGTATCCAAATCCATAATGCATTTCAAGCTCGTTTACATCATAATGTAGTCCTTACCTTTAAAGCTGGTATTGaagaaataatttaaaaaacatatgGTTGTTTTAGGAGTGACAGCAACGTCACAAATAAATGGGGAAAAGTCGTGCGTAAAGCATAGTCTAATTTCGGAACAAACTACATTAAATCTGTTAATATTTTAGTCACAATTTGTGATATGAAAAATTTCAATAGAATAATATTTAATTATGTAAGGatattaaaaaacaaaacaatggcTAGGctaatatattttttacttacTTGTCATAATTGTCCCGAAAACCTTTTGCGAAAGGATTGTGGTCTATTTTCAGCTGTGTTATCTGaaagaagaaaataaaaacattaaaaggGCCTAGCCTAGTCTAATGTCAATTTGTGAACCACTTTTACCCCAATAGGAAAATATTTGCTTAGacccaatttaaaaaataaatcaatattTGGAAGAACGAATTTCCTTACGTCTGTGTTCTGGTATGCTGTGACTGCAACGAATTGCGTCTCGGGGAACGTAAATGACTGTCTGGGTTGACTGGCGTTCTCGGCCCCATCCTCGTGCACCTCGACCACATTAAGACGGGGTTGGTACCTATGGAGGGACTGAACGACAACCATCTGAACAGAGGACATGGGAAAACAGGTGTTAATTGGGGCATCTGTGATCATCTCTAGAGACAAAGCACAATTTGAagatttgtgtaaaaaaaaaaaagacaaataaaTTCTGAATTATTTCATACAATATGGTTGATAAATACATAAAAACTCATTTT contains:
- the LOC112255409 gene encoding T-box brain protein 1-like, producing MTNLSDADDFIDSEDSFGDGDKGSSRQSAQETVCDNRHNFHGSTEGSYPSSQPSPSQAQSASAASPGTMFPHRTLHGATYPALAITSSGHYMAHHPVVTQGSYNSLLTTTSPQGFPAPGYFYAQPYGHGHQGGAFHKTSAMQTGMVFGKAQVYLCNRALWLTFHRHQTEMIITKQGRRMFPFLSFNISGLDPTANYNIFVDVSLADPNHWRFQGGQWVPCGKAESNGTGNKAYMHPDSPNTGAHWMRQEISFGKLKLANNKGALESAGQMVVVQSLHRYQPRLNVVEVHEDGAENASQPRQSFTFPETQFVAVTAYQNTDITQLKIDHNPFAKGFRDNYDKIYTGYDSDRLTPSPSDSTYAQFVPGARYALANSFLQHQFVSTYAKSCFRPSAGATSGLDYNVPLTNSMLSPQTSEEDTMAASPRWFVTPTNNRLDYASRTNDATGNTATLLSYATAGKALQLSATESSGRALTYYAEPTDFAPTSPQYCGASSPALSCWTNGHAIGTADFDEVLSLSKESLPTSVSEDAKPQDISESSWIETS